In Streptomyces sp. NBC_00704, a genomic segment contains:
- the map gene encoding type I methionyl aminopeptidase codes for MVQIKSPEQIARMRAAGLVVAAIHAATREAAVPGATTMDLDLVARKVLAEHGAKSNFLGYGGFPATICTSVNDVVVHGIPSGEVVLKDGDVISIDCGAIVDGWHGDAAYTAFVGSGHAPELIELSRVTEESMWAGIAAMKLGNRLVDVSRAIETYIRRQPKPGGGRYGIIEDYGGHGIGTEMHMDPHLLNYVDRRRGKGPKLVPGFCLAIEPMVSLGTPRTEVLEDDWTVITTDGTWSSHWEHSVALTEEGPLVLTSPDGGRAKLAEHGIEAAPDPLA; via the coding sequence ATGGTGCAGATCAAGAGCCCCGAACAGATCGCCAGGATGCGTGCGGCGGGGCTGGTCGTCGCCGCCATCCACGCGGCCACACGGGAAGCGGCCGTGCCGGGCGCGACGACGATGGACCTGGACCTCGTGGCGCGCAAGGTCCTCGCGGAGCACGGCGCGAAGTCGAACTTCCTGGGATACGGCGGCTTCCCCGCGACGATCTGCACCTCGGTGAACGACGTGGTCGTCCACGGCATCCCCTCCGGCGAGGTCGTCCTGAAGGACGGCGACGTCATCTCGATCGACTGCGGCGCGATCGTGGACGGCTGGCACGGCGACGCGGCGTACACCGCCTTCGTCGGCTCGGGCCACGCCCCGGAGCTGATCGAGCTGTCCCGGGTCACGGAGGAGTCGATGTGGGCCGGCATCGCGGCCATGAAGCTCGGCAACCGGCTGGTGGACGTCTCGCGGGCCATCGAGACGTACATCCGCCGCCAGCCGAAGCCGGGCGGCGGCCGCTACGGGATCATCGAGGACTACGGCGGTCACGGCATCGGCACCGAGATGCACATGGACCCGCATCTGCTGAACTACGTCGACCGCCGCCGGGGCAAGGGTCCCAAGCTGGTCCCCGGCTTCTGTCTCGCCATCGAGCCGATGGTCTCGCTCGGCACTCCGCGGACCGAGGTCCTGGAGGACGACTGGACGGTCATCACGACCGACGGGACCTGGTCGTCGCACTGGGAGCACTCGGTGGCGCTGACGGAGGAGGGACCGCTGGTCCTGACGTCACCCGACGGCGGCAGGGCGAAACTGGCCGAGCACGGCATCGAGGCGGCACCGGACCCGCTCGCCTAG
- the infA gene encoding translation initiation factor IF-1, with the protein MAKKQGAIEIEGTVVESLPNAMFKVELQNGHQVLAHISGKMRMHYIRILPDDRVVVELSPYDLTRGRIVYRYK; encoded by the coding sequence GTGGCCAAGAAGCAAGGTGCCATCGAGATCGAGGGCACTGTCGTCGAGTCTCTGCCGAACGCCATGTTCAAGGTCGAGCTCCAGAACGGCCACCAGGTCCTGGCGCACATCAGCGGCAAGATGCGTATGCACTACATCCGTATCCTCCCTGACGACCGGGTCGTGGTGGAGCTGTCTCCGTACGACCTGACGCGTGGCCGGATCGTCTACCGGTACAAGTAG
- the rpmJ gene encoding 50S ribosomal protein L36, with product MKVKPSVKKICDKCRVIRRHGRVMIICENPRHKQRQG from the coding sequence ATGAAGGTCAAGCCGAGCGTCAAGAAGATCTGCGACAAGTGCAGGGTGATCCGCCGTCATGGCCGGGTCATGATCATTTGCGAGAACCCGCGCCACAAGCAGCGCCAGGGCTGA
- the rpsM gene encoding 30S ribosomal protein S13: MARVSGVDIPREKRVEVALTYVFGIGRTLSQETLAATGVDPNTRVRDLSEEQLVAIREYVDANIKTEGDLRREIQADIRRKVEIGCYQGLRHRRGLPVRGQRTSTNARTRKGPRRAIAGKKKPGKK; this comes from the coding sequence ATGGCACGCGTTTCCGGTGTCGACATCCCGCGCGAAAAGCGTGTGGAGGTCGCCCTCACCTACGTGTTCGGCATCGGCCGGACCCTTTCCCAGGAGACGCTGGCCGCGACCGGCGTCGACCCCAACACCCGCGTTCGCGACCTCTCCGAGGAGCAGCTCGTCGCGATCCGCGAGTACGTGGACGCCAACATCAAGACCGAGGGTGACCTTCGTCGCGAGATCCAGGCCGACATCCGCCGCAAGGTGGAGATCGGCTGCTACCAGGGTCTCCGTCACCGTCGTGGTCTGCCGGTCCGCGGTCAGCGCACCAGCACGAACGCCCGTACCCGCAAGGGCCCGCGTCGCGCCATCGCCGGCAAGAAGAAGCCGGGCAAGAAGTAG
- the rpsK gene encoding 30S ribosomal protein S11, whose amino-acid sequence MPPKGRQGAAKKVRRKEKKNVAHGQAHIKSTFNNTIVSITDPAGNVISWASAGHVGFKGSRKSTPFAAQMAAESAARRAQEHGMRKVDVFVKGPGAGRETAIRSLQATGLEVGSIQDVTPTPHNGCRPPKRRRV is encoded by the coding sequence ATGCCCCCCAAGGGTCGTCAGGGCGCTGCCAAGAAGGTGCGCCGCAAGGAAAAGAAGAACGTCGCGCACGGCCAGGCGCACATCAAGAGCACGTTCAACAACACGATCGTGTCCATCACGGACCCGGCCGGAAACGTGATCTCGTGGGCCTCCGCCGGCCACGTCGGTTTCAAGGGCTCGCGCAAGTCCACGCCGTTCGCCGCGCAGATGGCCGCCGAGTCGGCTGCCCGTCGCGCGCAGGAGCACGGCATGCGCAAGGTCGACGTCTTCGTCAAGGGCCCGGGCGCCGGTCGTGAGACCGCCATCCGTTCCCTGCAGGCGACCGGCCTCGAGGTCGGCTCGATCCAGGACGTCACGCCGACCCCGCACAACGGCTGCCGTCCGCCCAAGCGCCGCCGCGTCTGA
- a CDS encoding DNA-directed RNA polymerase subunit alpha, with protein sequence MLIAQRPSLTEEVVDEFRSRFVIEPLEPGFGYTLGNSLRRTLLSSIPGAAVTSIRIDGVLHEFTTVPGVKEDVTDLILNIKQLVVSSEHDEPVVMYLRKQGPGLVTAADIAPPAGVEVHNPDLVLATLNGKGKLEMELTVERGRGYVSAVQNKQLGQEIGRIPVDSIYSPVLKVTYKVEATRVEQRTDFDKLIVDVETKQAMRPRDAMASAGKTLVELFGLARELNIDAEGIDMGPSPTDAALAADLALPIEELELTVRSYNCLKREGIHSVGELVARSEADLLDIRNFGAKSIDEVKAKLAGMGLALKDSPPGFDPTAAADAFGADDDADAGFVETEQY encoded by the coding sequence ATGCTGATCGCTCAGCGTCCCTCGTTGACCGAAGAGGTCGTCGACGAGTTCCGCTCCCGGTTCGTCATCGAGCCGCTGGAGCCGGGCTTCGGCTACACCCTCGGCAACTCCCTCCGCCGCACCCTCCTGTCGTCGATCCCCGGCGCTGCTGTCACCAGCATCCGCATCGACGGCGTCCTGCACGAGTTCACCACCGTGCCGGGCGTCAAGGAGGACGTCACCGACCTCATCCTCAACATCAAGCAGCTGGTCGTCTCCTCGGAGCACGACGAGCCGGTCGTGATGTACCTGCGCAAGCAGGGCCCGGGTCTGGTCACCGCCGCCGACATCGCGCCCCCGGCCGGTGTCGAGGTGCATAACCCCGACCTCGTCCTCGCCACGCTCAACGGCAAGGGCAAGCTGGAGATGGAGCTGACCGTCGAGCGCGGTCGCGGTTACGTCTCCGCCGTTCAGAACAAGCAGCTGGGCCAGGAGATCGGCCGTATCCCGGTCGACTCCATCTACTCGCCGGTTCTGAAGGTCACGTACAAGGTCGAGGCCACGCGTGTCGAGCAGCGCACCGACTTCGACAAGCTGATCGTCGACGTCGAGACCAAGCAGGCGATGCGTCCCCGCGACGCCATGGCCTCCGCGGGCAAGACGCTGGTCGAGCTGTTCGGTCTCGCGCGCGAGCTGAACATCGACGCCGAGGGCATCGACATGGGTCCGTCCCCGACGGACGCCGCCCTGGCCGCCGATCTGGCCCTGCCGATCGAGGAGCTGGAGCTCACGGTCCGGTCGTACAACTGCCTCAAGCGCGAGGGCATCCACTCCGTGGGTGAGCTGGTGGCGCGCTCCGAGGCCGACCTGCTCGACATCCGCAACTTCGGTGCGAAGTCGATCGACGAGGTCAAGGCGAAGCTGGCCGGCATGGGCCTGGCCCTCAAGGACAGCCCGCCCGGATTCGACCCGACCGCCGCCGCGGACGCCTTCGGCGCGGACGACGACGCGGATGCCGGGTTCGTCGAGACCGAGCAGTACTGA
- the rplQ gene encoding 50S ribosomal protein L17, whose protein sequence is MPKPTKGARMGGSAAHEKIILANLAKALFEHGRITTTEAKARKLRPYAERLVTKAKKGDLHNRRQVLQVITDKSIVHTLFTEIGPRYENRPGGYTRITKIGNRRGDNAPMAVIELVEALTVAQQATGEAEAATKRAVKETEEAKVEETKADEAPAEESKDA, encoded by the coding sequence ATGCCGAAGCCCACCAAGGGCGCCCGTATGGGCGGCAGCGCCGCGCACGAGAAGATCATTCTCGCGAACCTCGCCAAGGCGCTGTTCGAGCACGGCCGCATCACCACCACCGAGGCGAAGGCGCGCAAGCTGCGCCCGTACGCCGAGCGTCTGGTCACCAAGGCGAAGAAGGGCGACCTTCACAACCGCCGTCAGGTGCTCCAGGTGATCACGGACAAGAGCATCGTGCACACGCTCTTCACCGAGATCGGCCCGCGCTACGAGAACCGTCCCGGTGGCTACACCCGCATCACCAAGATCGGTAACCGCCGTGGCGACAACGCGCCCATGGCCGTCATCGAGCTGGTCGAGGCGCTGACGGTCGCGCAGCAGGCGACCGGCGAGGCCGAGGCCGCGACGAAGCGTGCGGTCAAGGAGACCGAGGAGGCCAAGGTCGAGGAGACCAAGGCCGACGAGGCTCCCGCCGAGGAGTCGAAGGACGCGTAA